The nucleotide sequence AAAATCTGCGATGATTAACGTGGTATTAATGGAGTCGGCTATGGCATCAAATATTACAGCGAGTATCTTAGCGGCAAGTTATGGCTTAAAGCCTCGATTGGCGAGTATGATGATTGGTTATGGAATTCCAATATCATTTATTACCTTGATTTTTTGGTATTTCATAGGGGAGTTTATTTGATTTTACTCGCTCGTATTTAGTTGTTATTTGTGAAACAGATGGCAAGATTTTTCGTTTTTTTTGACTAAATTTAGTGAAAATTAAAAACTAAAATCATCATGGCAACAATACGTTTAGGAGATACAGCTCCTGATTTTCAGGCAGAAACTACAATGGGTACCGTAAAATTCCACGATTGGCTGGGCGATTCATGGGGGGTACTATTTTCACATCCGTCTGATTTCACTCCTGTTTGTACTACCGAATTAGGGACAGTGGCAAATTATTTTCCAGAGTTTGCTAAAAGAAATACAAAAGTTATAGCTTTGAGTGTAGACGGTTTAGAATCACATATGAATTGGATTAAAGACATTGAAGAAACTCAAAATGTAAAATTACAATATCCAATTATTGCTGACGAAAGTAAAGAAGTCGCCAATTTATATGATATGATTCATCCCAATGCTAATGATACATTTACTGTTCGTTCAGTTTTTATTATAGGTTCTGATAAAAAAGTGAAATTGATATTGACTTATCCTGCTTCAACGGGACGTAATTTCGACGAGTTGTTGCGTGTAATTGATAGTTTACAGCTTACAGCAAACTACAGTGTTGCCACGCCAGCTAACTGGAAAGACGGTCAAGATGTTGTAATTTCACCTTCAATACCAGACGAAGATATTCCTGCTAAATTTCCAAAAGGATTTAATCGCATTAAGTATTATCTAAGAATGACACCACAGCCTAATAAATAATTTTGTTTGGGACTGTAAGATATTAAGGTTCTGAGGTGCTAAGTTTTTTATAAGGTCGTTGCCTTAGAACCTTAGCACCACAGAGCCTTTTTTAAACTAGATTATTAATCTTAGCATACTGTAACAACATAATAGTCTTAGCGTCTCTAATCTCTCCTGTCGCAATCATATCGTAAGCTTTATCAAAAGGCCATTCAATCACTTCGATTTCTTCTTGTTCGTGTTCTAGACCACCACCTTCACTAACTTTCATGCTTGCGTCATACTCGCCAATAAAAAGGTGTAAAGTTTCGGTTACGGCTCCTGGAGTCATAAAGGCTTCCATTATTTTTTGAACTGATTTTATTCGATATCCTGTTTCTTCCTCGGTCTCGCGAATGATGCATTCTTCGGGATGGTCTTGATCTAATAAACCAGCACAAACCTCAATCATCATTCCAGTAGGATTTCCATTGTAATAGGTAGGAAGTCTAAATTGACGCGTTAAGACAACTGTTTTTTGTGCTTTGTTGTATAGTAAAATTCCAGCGCCATTTCCACGATCATAAACTTCTCTTTTTTGAGTAATCCAGTTACCATCTTTTTTTTGATAGTCAAAAGTAACTTTGTTAAGTAAATACCAATCGTCAGAAAGGATTTCCGTTTTTTTAATTTTAAATTCGGGGTTTCTCATGAGAAATATTATAAGTCAAAAAAAACGCTCTGAAAAACAGAGCGTTGATTTATTATTTTAGAATTGTTTGTTTTCTGTCTGGACCTACCGAAACAATTTTAATAGGCACTTCAACTTCTTTTTCAATGAACTCAATATATTCTTTTAGTTCAACTGGTAACTCATCGTAAGTAGTCATTCCAGTTAAGTCTTGTTTCCATCCTTTAAACTCTTTGTATACAGGAGTTACATTTTCTGGCTCAATGTTGTAAGGGAAGTGTGCAATATTTTGTCCTTTGTAGTTGTACTCAGTACAAACTTTTAAAGTTTCAAAACCAGAAAGTACATCGCCTTTCATCATCATTAATTGGGTTACTCCATTTACTTGTACAGCATATTTTAAAGCAACTAAATCCAACCAACCACAACGTCTTTGTCTACCAGTAACCGAACCAAATTCGTTACCCACTTTAGCCATAGTAGAGCCATCTTCGTCAAAAAGTTCAGTTGGGAAAGGACCACTACCTACACGAGTAGTGTATGCTTTGAAAATTCCATAAACTTCTTTGATTTTGTTAGGAGCAATTCCTAAACCAGTACAAGCTCCAGCAGCAGTAGTGTTAGAAGATGTTACAAATGGATAGGTTCCAAAGTCAACATCTAATAAAGAACCTTGAGCACCTTCACATAAGATAGACTTACCTGATTTTTGAGCTTGGTGCATGTATTCTTCACTGTCGATAAAGTCTAATTTTTTGATTTCTTCGATAGATTCAAAAAACTCAGCTTCCAATTCTTCTAAGTTGTATTCTAATTCAACACCGTAGAATTTAATCATAGCCTCGTGCTTGTCAGCAAGTGAACGGTATCTTTCTTTAAAATCTTCTAGTTCAATGTCACCCACTCTAAGTCCGTTTCTACCTGTTTTGTCCATATACGTTGGACCAATACCTTTAAGAGTAGAACCAATTTTAGCTTTTCCTTTCGAAGCTTCAGAAGCTGCATCAAGCAAGCGGTGAGTAGGTAAAATTAAGTGTGCTTTTCTTGAAATGATTAATTTAGCTTTAATGTCAATATTGAATTTAGCTAAACCTTCAATTTCTTTTTGGAAAACAACTGGGTCAATAACGACACCGTTTCCAATTACATTAACCGCTGATTTATGGAAAATTCCAGAAGGAATGGTTCTTAATACGTGTTTAATTCCGTCAAACTCTAAAGTATGTCCTGCATTTGGACCTCCTTGGAAACGGGCAATAATATCGTAATTTGAGGTAAGAACATCAACAATTTTTCCTTTTCCTTCATCTCCCCATTGTAATCCTAATAATAAATCTACGGTCATTTTAATTTCTTTATTTAATCGTTAATTCGTTTTGGTGGTTAAATTCAATTCGGTTTAACCGTTTTATATAAACTAAATATTTTTAATTGTTTTCTTCTTCTTCTTCTTCTTTTGGTTCGTCTGTTTTAGGCTTTCTTTTGGTGCCGTAAAAATACAGGGAATGATTGGTTATTTCTACATCAAAAATATCTTCGATTGTTTTTTTAATCG is from Flavobacterium sp. NG2 and encodes:
- the nudK gene encoding GDP-mannose pyrophosphatase NudK, with product MRNPEFKIKKTEILSDDWYLLNKVTFDYQKKDGNWITQKREVYDRGNGAGILLYNKAQKTVVLTRQFRLPTYYNGNPTGMMIEVCAGLLDQDHPEECIIRETEEETGYRIKSVQKIMEAFMTPGAVTETLHLFIGEYDASMKVSEGGGLEHEQEEIEVIEWPFDKAYDMIATGEIRDAKTIMLLQYAKINNLV
- a CDS encoding adenylosuccinate synthase, whose product is MTVDLLLGLQWGDEGKGKIVDVLTSNYDIIARFQGGPNAGHTLEFDGIKHVLRTIPSGIFHKSAVNVIGNGVVIDPVVFQKEIEGLAKFNIDIKAKLIISRKAHLILPTHRLLDAASEASKGKAKIGSTLKGIGPTYMDKTGRNGLRVGDIELEDFKERYRSLADKHEAMIKFYGVELEYNLEELEAEFFESIEEIKKLDFIDSEEYMHQAQKSGKSILCEGAQGSLLDVDFGTYPFVTSSNTTAAGACTGLGIAPNKIKEVYGIFKAYTTRVGSGPFPTELFDEDGSTMAKVGNEFGSVTGRQRRCGWLDLVALKYAVQVNGVTQLMMMKGDVLSGFETLKVCTEYNYKGQNIAHFPYNIEPENVTPVYKEFKGWKQDLTGMTTYDELPVELKEYIEFIEKEVEVPIKIVSVGPDRKQTILK
- a CDS encoding peroxiredoxin; protein product: MATIRLGDTAPDFQAETTMGTVKFHDWLGDSWGVLFSHPSDFTPVCTTELGTVANYFPEFAKRNTKVIALSVDGLESHMNWIKDIEETQNVKLQYPIIADESKEVANLYDMIHPNANDTFTVRSVFIIGSDKKVKLILTYPASTGRNFDELLRVIDSLQLTANYSVATPANWKDGQDVVISPSIPDEDIPAKFPKGFNRIKYYLRMTPQPNK